In Candidatus Cloacimonadota bacterium, the sequence GGCAAACAACCTCGTGATTCGAAAGGATCATCTCAATTAGGGTTTTGCGGTAGGAGCGAAGTTTTTTGCTGTTGCTGCTAATCTTCATACCTTCGGCAACCGGAGTGCAGCAAGCACGTTTAGGTACAGGGTTACCGGATATTTCCACAACACATACACCGCAGTTTGCAGTTGGGGGAAGATCTGGATGGTAGCAGAGTCTGGGAATATAAATCCCATGTTTGTCGGCAGCTTCGATAATGGTCATGGTTTCGGGAACTTCCAGATGATGACCATCTATCCAAACATTGACGTTTTTAGTCATAATTCTATTCCTCTTGTCTTATTTTTGGGTTATCGCGATGAATTCATCACGGAAGTTATCTATTGCACTGCGTATGGCCATAATTGGGGATTGACCTAATGCGCAGAAGGAAGTTTGTTGCATGGTTTCGGCAATAGAAAGCATGAGCTCTACATCGTCCATATTACCTTCACCTTTCTTGATTTTGGTAATAAGGCGATAGAGCTGTTGAGTTCCATTTTTACAGGGGGCACACTTTCCGCATGATTCGTGACGGAAGAAACGCAGAATACTCCACAACATATCTACGATGCTTTGGTGCTCGTTCATAACAAGAATTGCACCGCTTCCAAGAACGGCTGAGTATTGGTTAAGGCTGGCAAGATCCATTTTTACATCTAATAGACGTTCAGAGAGGATCATGCCTGCAGCTCCACCTACCAATGCAGCTTTGAATTTGAAGCCTCTTTTCATGCCACCTGCATAATCGTTGATGATAGTGCGCAATGTGGAGCCCATATCAACTTCGCAGAGACCGGGATAAGAAACATCTCCAAGTATGGTGTATACTTTGGTTCCGGGGCATTCTGGGGTTCCATATTTCTTGAATTCTTCAGCGCCCTTGGAGATGATGAAAGGTACGTTTGCCAGAGTTTCCACGTTGTTTACTACTGTGGGAGCCTGCCAAAGTCCTTTTACGCCTGGGAATGGTGGTTTCCAGCGTGGGTGACCGCGATTTCCTTCCAAGGATTCTATCAGAGCAGTTTCTTCTCCGCATACATAAGCTCCGGCACCGATTTTGATTTGAATATCCAAATCAAAACCGCTTTCAAAGATGTTTGTGCCAATAATGCCATAATTTTTGCAAGCATCTATAGCTTTCTGCAAGCGCTCTATGCAGAGCTTATATTCACCGCGAATGTATATGTAAGCTTTTGTGGCACCAATTGCGCGGGCACAAATCATGATTCCTTCTAAAAGCTGGTGAGGATCACCTTCCATAATAAGGCGATCTTTAAATGTTCCAGGTTCGCCTTCGTCTGCATTAACAACTACGTATTTTTGCTCTGCATCCAAGGGAGCAGTAAAGCTCCATTTTACTCCGGCTGGAAAACCAGCACCGCCACGACCGCGCAAGCCGGAATTTTTAACTTCTTCCACAATTTGCTTGGCATCCATCTGAGTAAGTGCTTTTTCCCATGCTTCATAACCTCCGGCACCAATGTAATCATCGATGTTTTCAGGATCAATGATGCCAGAATTACGAAGCACAATGCGTTGATTATAATTCAATTTGGGGCTAAATTTTCCGGCAGATTCTAACATCAAACTTGGAACTGGGCGTCCCTTAAGAAAGTGTTCTTGAACCAGTTGCGGAATATGTTCTTCTTTGAGATTTTCGTAGTTTACGTTATCTGGATATACGGTTAAACATATACCCTTACCAAAGAACCCCAAAGGACCAGTTTCCAAAATGTTTATTTCATCACTTAAACCGGATTTGCTAAGCTCTGCTCTCAGAGTTTTTAAAAAGTTATGAACTCCGGCAGCAACGGAGGTTTCATTGATGCCTACCAGCACGTGAGACCGATAGTATTTCATTAATTCCTCCCTTTTATCTTTTCG encodes:
- the nuoF gene encoding NADH-quinone oxidoreductase subunit NuoF produces the protein MKYYRSHVLVGINETSVAAGVHNFLKTLRAELSKSGLSDEINILETGPLGFFGKGICLTVYPDNVNYENLKEEHIPQLVQEHFLKGRPVPSLMLESAGKFSPKLNYNQRIVLRNSGIIDPENIDDYIGAGGYEAWEKALTQMDAKQIVEEVKNSGLRGRGGAGFPAGVKWSFTAPLDAEQKYVVVNADEGEPGTFKDRLIMEGDPHQLLEGIMICARAIGATKAYIYIRGEYKLCIERLQKAIDACKNYGIIGTNIFESGFDLDIQIKIGAGAYVCGEETALIESLEGNRGHPRWKPPFPGVKGLWQAPTVVNNVETLANVPFIISKGAEEFKKYGTPECPGTKVYTILGDVSYPGLCEVDMGSTLRTIINDYAGGMKRGFKFKAALVGGAAGMILSERLLDVKMDLASLNQYSAVLGSGAILVMNEHQSIVDMLWSILRFFRHESCGKCAPCKNGTQQLYRLITKIKKGEGNMDDVELMLSIAETMQQTSFCALGQSPIMAIRSAIDNFRDEFIAITQK